A single region of the Triticum dicoccoides isolate Atlit2015 ecotype Zavitan chromosome 2B, WEW_v2.0, whole genome shotgun sequence genome encodes:
- the LOC119360776 gene encoding glycerophosphodiester phosphodiesterase GDPD6-like encodes KQPLQTSRPYNIAHRGSNGELPEETAAAFMRAVDEGADFIEADIVATKDGHLVCFHDVTLDDTTDVADHKEFASRRRTLEVQWANVTGYFITDFTLAELKTLRVKQRWSFRDKSHDGISPIITFDEFIDIALNAKRVVGIYPEMKSPVFINQQVKWADGKKYEDKFIGTLKKYGYGGKYMTKRWTERPVFIQSFAPTSLIYAADLTDSPKVFLIDDVTVRTEDTDQSYEEITSDEYLDYMREYVVGIGPWKDTVVPPTRENKLATPTDMVAMAHARGLQVHPYTYRNENRFLHYNFRQDPYAEYDYWLNTVGVDGLFTDFPASLRRFQEWTAAKN; translated from the exons aagcagcCGCTGCAGACGTCGCGGCCGTACAACATCGCGCACAGGGGCTCCAACGGCGAGCTCCCCGAGGAGACGGCGGCGGCCTTCATGCGCGCCGTCGACGAGGGCGCCGACTTCATCGAGGCGGACATCGTGGCCACCAAGGACGGCCACCTCGTCTGCTTCCACGACGTGACGCTGGACGACACCACCGACGTCGCCGACCACAAGGAGTTCGCCtcccgccgccgcacgctcgaGGTGCAGTGGGCCAACGTCACCGGATACTTCATCA CTGATTTCACGCTGGCCGAGCTGAAAACGCTGAGAGTGAAGCAGAGATGGTCCTTCCGTGACAAATCTCACGATG GCATTTCTCCCATCATCACCTTCGACGAGTTCATCGACATCGCGCTGAACGCCAAGAGGGTCGTCGGGATCTACCCGGAGATGAAGagccccgtcttcatcaaccagcaA GTGAAGTGGGCGGACGGGAAGAAGTACGAGGACAAGTTCATCGGGACGCTGAAGAAGTACGGGTACGGGGGCAAGTACATGACGAAGCGGTGGACGGAGAGGCCGGTGTTCATCCAGTCCTTCGCGCCGACGTCGCTCATCTACGCCGCCGACCTGACCGACTCGCCCAAGGTGTTCCTCATCGACGACGTGACGGTGCGGACGGAGGACACGGACCAGTCGTACGAGGAGATCACCTCGGACGAGTACCTGGACTACATGAGGGAGTACGTGGTGGGGATCGGGCCGTGGAAGGACACGGTGGTGCCGCCAACCAGGGAGAACAAGCTGGCGACGCCGACGGACATGGTGGCCATGGCGCACGCCAGGGGCCTGCAGGTGCACCCCTACACGTACCGGAACGAGAACCGCTTCCTGCACTACAACTTCCGGCAGGACCCCTACGCCGAGTACGACTACTGGCTCAACACCGTCGGCGTcgacggcctcttcaccgacttCCCCGCCAGCCTCCGCCGCTTCCAGGAATGGACCGCCGCCAAGAACTGA